The DNA region TGGAGCGTAGTTGGCAACGTGGCGAATCGGTAAAGCATGTTTTGTTGCTTGTCAATAAAAATGTCAGTATAACGAAACTGCCCAAAATCATAGCGTTTGTGATAAACCATATTGCGGCTGCTATCATCATCGAAGGCAACCGCATTTTCTTTGTATCTGCTCTCGCACAAGTAACCATTCAAAACAGCAGCATGCGTATCATAAAAATAAATGCTATCCGATAAGCCAAAGGAAACTACCAGCGCATCGTGATAGTGGTTGATAAAAGGAACGACGTCCAAATAGAAATCCCCGTTTTGGTATGTTTCGGGAAATGATATTGGTAATACTGTCCATTCGCTTGTGGTAATATCGAGTGATCCGACAGGCTGCACCTGTGAAAAGTATTTTTTTCGCTCCTCAGGTTGCGTTAGATCATAACTTCCCACAAGCGGAAAATAAAGACAATTGCCAAAAAAGGTGAGTGGAGCCATCGAGGAGATTTCGCCTGCAAAAGTGGATGCACCAGCACCGTCCCAATCTTTGAGTAGTTGCCCGTTATCATCCACCAAAAAAATATGGTTGCGGTACTGCACAAAAACAGAATCCTGACGGTAAACTACAAATCGTGAAAAATACTTCTTTTCAGGTTTGATTTTTAAAATCCGGTGCAATGGGATTTTTTCCCTAATACGCATGTCGGTAAGCGTGCGAAAAGTAAGCACTGAATCGACCTGATTAAACACAACCATGCTCTCTACACCATCAGATACGTAGTAATCAACAAATCTGATA from Bacteroidales bacterium includes:
- a CDS encoding DUF4221 family protein; translated protein: MKKKFSNSLFIFYLPMILLIVSCNNHPIVFEIAEEFRIHKDADIRFVDYYVSDGVESMVVFNQVDSVLTFRTLTDMRIREKIPLHRILKIKPEKKYFSRFVVYRQDSVFVQYRNHIFLVDDNGQLLKDWDGAGASTFAGEISSMAPLTFFGNCLYFPLVGSYDLTQPEERKKYFSQVQPVGSLDITTSEWTVLPISFPETYQNGDFYLDVVPFINHYHDALVVSFGLSDSIYFYDTHAAVLNGYLCESRYKENAVAFDDDSSRNMVYHKRYDFGQFRYTDIFIDKQQNMLYRFATLPTTLHQKDGFTARKAKDWSLIVFDIEAKIVVAEQRFDSREWAPFIMEASDGVLVWRMTERTADSLRIVKLKYKPKR